The Castanea sativa cultivar Marrone di Chiusa Pesio chromosome 4, ASM4071231v1 sequence TACGACAAGAGCAAGAATGACGAAGCTTTGTGTTTACAGCTCGACCTTGTGGACGAAGTCAGGGCGGCAGCTGAACAGAGATTAGTGCGATACCAGGAcctgatggcaaaacattacaactctaaggtcAGGCACAGGGACTTtcaggtgggagatctggtcttGAGAGAAGTACTCAGTGTTGCAAAAGATGCCTCCCAAgggaagctaggacctaactgggaaggaccatacaagATCattcatggcataggaagggaacgtactacttagaGACACTAGATGGAAAAAAGCTGAGTCACccatggaacacggagcacctgaagaaatactaccaaTACCCGAAGGACAAAGACAACAGCATCATTTACCTTATTTCCAgtttatcttttagtttttatttcctacCAGCACTTTTAGAGCCAAAaggcatttttcatttttataaacaatattctagcaatccattataataagaggagtttattcagaGCATATGGAAGGTATTTTGCTTAACAAGTCCATACAGGGGACgaatcatccaagaaggatgaaaacctaccaagtccacaaagtggacggatcatccaagaagcaTGAAAATCTAacaagttcacaaagtggacggatcatccaaaaaggatgaaagTCTAAGAAGTCCACAAAgcggacggatcatccaagaaggatgaaacctaacaagtccacacagtggaagaatcatccaagaaggatgaaaagctatctagtccacaaagtggacggatcatccaaaaagtcTAAGAAGTCCACAAAGCAGAcagatcatccaagaaggatgaaaccTAACAAGTCCatacagtggacggatcatccaagaaggatgaaaacctatctagcccacaaagtggacggatcatccaagaaggatgaaagtCTAAGGAGTCTACAAAgcggacggatcatccaagaaggatgaaaccTATCAAGTCTACACAGTGGaaggatcatccaagaaggatgaaacctaacaagtccacacagtggacggatcatcctatcTAGAATGCAATGTACATGTCCACAAGATGGACGAATCATCCTCTCAAGGATGAATATGTGAGTCCAaaaagtggatggatcatcctcTCAAGGATGAAATGTATGAGTCAAATTGTGAGATGGACGGACCTCACAGGTAAAAGATGACTTAATCGTATATACAAGTTCACATTTGGACGGACCCTTGCGACATGATTAGATAATCTATTGTATAagccataaattaaaaaattcacgACGGataaaaacaagcaaataagcTAGTTAAATCCTACAAGAGGAATTATGTCCACAAACAAATTACGACGGTTAAAAGCTGTCCTTgacattgaaataaaatataaaaaaaaactactgatgatgcggggggggggggggagtgctTTCAAGTTTATGATCACCGTCTGGTTGATCTTGGGTAAGAGTCTGTCATTCGTCCACAAGAGGAGCATTAACAGCAAACAAGTCTTTTGTACTCTCTGAATGGACGGAGTGAGCTAATGTCTGCCCTTGGACGTCTATGGAGACATAGGACACGTCTAGATCTAGATATAAGGCCTTAACCTGACGGAGGGCATCATCAAatccgtcagcaaaggagctctCAAGCTCTGCTAAAAGAAGGTCGGAGTCACGATACTCCCGTATCGCCTCTTCTTTGGCTTCGCGGAGCTGATTCCTGGCGTCCGTCACCTCCTTTTCTTTATCCTTCAAGATTTGT is a genomic window containing:
- the LOC142632322 gene encoding uncharacterized protein LOC142632322, coding for MARTPTGETPFRLAYGSEALIPAKVGLTSYHVENYDKSKNDEALCLQLDLVDEVRAAAEQRLVRYQDLMAKHYNSKVRHRDFQVGDLVLREVLSVAKDASQGKLGPNWEGPYKIIHGIGRERTT